One segment of Mycolicibacterium sp. YH-1 DNA contains the following:
- the secF gene encoding protein translocase subunit SecF, which produces MAKHEQPLDTDADVVPTGEELMAATSTAPQHGFFIRLYTGTGAFNVVGKRNLWYGISGAIMAIAIISIVVRGFTFGIDFEGGTKVSLPAQGSHGQVTTEQVETVFSKTIGEAPESVVTVGTGDSATVQIRSEALTNDQTEDLRTALFDAFQPKGADGQPSKQSISDSAVSETWGGQITKKALIALVVFLAIVTVYITLRYERYMAAAAMASLVFDLVVTAGVYSIVGFEVTPATVIGLLTILGFSIYDTVIVFDKVEENTHGFEHTTRRTFAEQANLAINQTFMRSINTSVISVLPILALIVVAVWLLGVGTLQDLALVQLVGVIVGTYSSIFFATPLLVTLRERTELVRNHTRKVMNRRKGVSSKAAAGEETGSPEAVAVTASAPAAIAPDKPAPGAKPIRPTGRPSGKRTPRQ; this is translated from the coding sequence ATGGCCAAACACGAGCAACCCCTGGACACGGATGCCGACGTCGTCCCGACGGGCGAGGAGCTGATGGCCGCGACGTCGACAGCGCCCCAGCATGGTTTCTTCATCCGGCTCTACACCGGCACCGGCGCATTCAATGTCGTCGGCAAGCGCAATCTGTGGTACGGGATCAGCGGTGCGATCATGGCCATCGCGATCATCAGCATCGTGGTGCGTGGCTTCACCTTCGGTATCGACTTCGAGGGCGGCACCAAGGTGTCGCTGCCCGCGCAGGGCTCGCACGGACAGGTGACGACCGAACAGGTCGAGACCGTGTTCAGCAAGACGATCGGTGAGGCCCCCGAGTCAGTGGTCACCGTCGGCACCGGCGACTCCGCCACGGTGCAGATCCGTTCCGAGGCACTCACCAACGATCAGACCGAGGACCTGCGGACGGCGTTGTTCGACGCCTTCCAGCCCAAGGGCGCCGACGGACAGCCCAGCAAGCAGTCGATCAGCGACTCGGCGGTGTCGGAGACGTGGGGTGGCCAGATCACTAAGAAGGCGCTCATCGCGCTGGTGGTCTTCCTCGCGATCGTCACGGTCTACATCACGCTGCGCTACGAGCGCTACATGGCGGCTGCGGCGATGGCGTCACTGGTCTTCGACCTCGTCGTCACGGCGGGCGTGTACTCGATCGTCGGGTTCGAGGTCACCCCTGCCACGGTGATCGGGCTGCTGACCATCCTCGGTTTCTCGATCTATGACACGGTCATCGTGTTCGACAAGGTCGAGGAGAACACCCACGGCTTCGAGCACACCACCAGGCGCACGTTCGCCGAGCAGGCCAACCTGGCGATCAACCAGACCTTCATGCGGTCGATCAACACCAGTGTTATCTCGGTACTGCCGATCCTGGCGCTCATCGTCGTCGCGGTCTGGCTGCTGGGTGTGGGAACCCTGCAGGATCTCGCCCTGGTGCAGTTGGTCGGCGTCATCGTCGGTACGTACTCGTCGATCTTCTTCGCGACGCCGCTTCTGGTGACTCTGCGTGAGCGGACCGAGCTGGTGCGCAACCACACTCGCAAGGTGATGAACCGGCGCAAGGGCGTGTCGTCGAAGGCTGCCGCAGGCGAGGAGACCGGATCACCGGAAGCGGTCGCCGTGACAGCGTCCGCCCCCGCGGCCATTGCACCTGACAAGCCCGCACCCGGAGCCAAGCCGATCCGCCCCACCGGTCGACCGTCGGGTAAGCGGACTCCCAGGCAGTAG
- a CDS encoding ABC transporter substrate-binding protein — MTARFRRPAILAATLSLVAGLALSACSGSAAEDIDYAVDGALSTYNTNTVVGAASGGSQAFARALTGFNYHGPDGQIVGDRDFGSIAVVGRSPLVLDYQINDSAVYSDGKPITCDDMVLAWAAQSGRFPAFDAASRAGYIDIATIDCAPGQKRARVAFAQDRAFVDFGQLFSATSMMPSHVLADELGLGDGGVTTALQAGDGPTVERIAAAWNQTWNLAPGVDLKKFPSSGPYKLEEVTEAGAVVLVANDRWWGAKPVTARVTVWPRGADIQDRVNEGFYDVVDIAAGSSGTLTLPNEYVRTDTSSAGIEQIIFAAAGPLADPAARRAVALCTPRDVIARNAETPIVNNRLNPASEDSLTASESGLDADRYSVANPDAARDAIDGRPLAVRIGYQSPNARLAAVVGTIAKSCAAAGITVVDAAGADVGPQSLRDNQIDALVASTGGATGSGSTGSSAMDAYDLHSGNGNNLSGYSNEQIDGIIAALAVTADPKETARLLRDGAPVLWADMPTLPLYRQQRILLTSSKMFAVSSNPTRWGAGWNMDRWVLET; from the coding sequence ATGACTGCCCGGTTCCGGCGACCCGCGATCCTGGCGGCGACGCTGTCGCTAGTCGCCGGACTGGCGCTGTCCGCGTGCTCGGGTAGTGCCGCAGAGGACATCGACTACGCCGTGGACGGCGCGCTGTCCACCTACAACACCAACACGGTTGTCGGAGCGGCATCGGGCGGCTCGCAGGCCTTCGCGCGGGCGCTCACCGGGTTCAACTATCACGGGCCGGACGGGCAGATCGTCGGCGATCGTGACTTCGGTTCGATCGCCGTGGTCGGGCGGTCCCCGCTGGTGCTCGACTACCAGATCAACGACAGTGCCGTGTACTCCGACGGCAAGCCGATCACCTGTGATGACATGGTGTTGGCCTGGGCCGCGCAGTCGGGCCGCTTCCCGGCCTTCGACGCCGCCAGCCGGGCCGGCTACATCGACATCGCGACCATCGACTGCGCTCCTGGCCAGAAACGGGCCCGGGTGGCGTTCGCCCAGGACCGCGCCTTCGTCGACTTCGGGCAGCTGTTCTCGGCGACGTCGATGATGCCGTCGCACGTGCTGGCCGACGAGCTCGGCCTCGGCGACGGTGGGGTGACCACCGCGCTGCAGGCCGGCGATGGGCCGACCGTCGAGCGCATCGCCGCGGCGTGGAATCAGACGTGGAACCTGGCCCCCGGTGTGGATCTGAAGAAGTTCCCGTCATCGGGCCCCTACAAGCTCGAAGAGGTGACAGAGGCGGGTGCGGTCGTCCTGGTCGCCAACGACCGCTGGTGGGGCGCGAAGCCCGTCACCGCAAGGGTCACGGTGTGGCCGCGTGGCGCCGATATCCAGGATCGGGTCAACGAGGGCTTCTACGATGTCGTGGACATCGCCGCGGGATCGTCGGGCACGCTGACGCTGCCCAACGAGTACGTGCGCACGGACACCTCGTCGGCGGGTATCGAGCAGATCATCTTCGCCGCCGCTGGCCCACTGGCCGATCCGGCTGCCCGTCGTGCGGTGGCGCTGTGCACGCCGCGTGACGTCATCGCACGCAACGCCGAGACGCCGATCGTCAACAACCGGCTCAACCCGGCGTCGGAGGACTCGCTCACGGCCTCTGAGAGCGGGCTGGACGCCGACCGATACAGCGTCGCCAACCCCGACGCCGCCCGCGACGCGATAGATGGCCGGCCACTGGCCGTGCGAATCGGGTATCAGAGTCCCAACGCGCGCCTGGCCGCCGTCGTGGGCACGATCGCGAAGTCCTGCGCCGCGGCGGGGATCACGGTGGTCGATGCTGCCGGTGCCGACGTCGGCCCACAATCGCTGCGCGACAACCAAATCGACGCGTTGGTCGCAAGCACCGGCGGGGCGACGGGTAGTGGTTCCACCGGGTCGTCGGCAATGGACGCCTACGACCTGCACAGCGGCAACGGCAACAATCTGTCGGGCTACTCCAATGAGCAGATCGACGGCATCATCGCCGCCCTCGCGGTGACGGCGGACCCGAAGGAGACCGCCCGGTTGTTGCGCGACGGCGCTCCGGTGCTGTGGGCCGATATGCCGACGCTGCCGCTGTACCGTCAGCAGCGCATCCTGCTGACCTCATCGAAGATGTTCGCCGTCAGCAGCAATCCGACACGCTGGGGTGCCGGCTGGAACATGGACAGGTGGGTACTGGAGACGTGA
- the secD gene encoding protein translocase subunit SecD yields the protein MASTSSPVHPYRYLTLFLVLLIGAFSLVFFTGDKQAKPKLGIDLQGGTRVTLTARTPDGSPPTREALTQAQQIIGDRVDGLGVSGSEVVIDGENLVITVPGDDSSEARNLGQTARLYIRPVIHVIPAQSQTPPPAEAPAGGVPGMPGAPGMPGAPGAPGVPPLFAPAEPEAPIVPPRPGEPVLPGAAEAPAPAPEPAPQPRPFPEEPAPTPPPTPAPDAPPAEAPPAGGTPPPAAPPAPPAPAPGSREAKAQQISDEKALRQSTEQQIQLLALQFQATRCNDEDVLAGNDDPNLPLVTCSEDHTQVYLLDKSIISGEGIKNASSGLDTQRGEYVVDLEFKSDAANVWADFTAANVGTQTAFTLDSQVVSAPAINEPIPGGNTQITGQFTQSSAKELANVLKYGSLPLSFESSEAETVSATLGLTSLRAGLLAGAIGLGLVLLYSLLYYRVLGLLTALSLILAGAMVFAILVLLGRYINYTLDLAGIAGLIIGIGTTADSFVVFFERIKDEIREGRSYRSAVPRGWARARKTILSGNAVTFIAAAVLYVLAVGQVKGFAFTLGLTTILDVVVVFLVTWPLVYLSSKTALLAKPSMNGLGAVQQIARERRAAAASTGER from the coding sequence GTGGCATCGACTTCTTCGCCGGTGCACCCGTACCGCTACCTGACGCTCTTCCTGGTCCTTCTGATCGGTGCTTTCTCGCTGGTGTTCTTCACCGGTGACAAGCAGGCCAAGCCAAAACTCGGCATCGATCTGCAGGGCGGGACCCGTGTCACGCTGACGGCACGCACACCCGACGGCTCACCGCCCACTCGTGAGGCGCTGACCCAGGCCCAACAGATCATCGGCGACCGCGTCGACGGTCTGGGCGTCTCGGGTTCCGAGGTGGTTATCGACGGCGAGAACCTGGTCATCACCGTGCCCGGTGACGACAGCAGCGAGGCGCGCAACCTCGGACAGACGGCACGGCTCTATATTCGGCCCGTCATTCACGTGATCCCGGCGCAGAGTCAGACACCTCCGCCCGCAGAGGCGCCAGCCGGCGGAGTTCCGGGTATGCCGGGAGCACCGGGCATGCCCGGCGCGCCGGGCGCCCCGGGGGTGCCGCCGTTGTTCGCACCAGCCGAACCGGAGGCACCGATCGTGCCGCCGCGGCCAGGCGAACCGGTGCTGCCGGGCGCCGCTGAGGCGCCAGCACCCGCACCTGAACCAGCACCGCAACCGCGGCCCTTCCCCGAGGAGCCGGCGCCGACCCCGCCGCCGACACCAGCACCCGATGCCCCGCCGGCTGAGGCCCCGCCTGCCGGCGGCACGCCGCCTCCGGCAGCACCGCCGGCACCACCTGCACCCGCACCGGGCTCACGGGAGGCCAAGGCGCAGCAGATCTCCGACGAGAAGGCGCTGCGTCAGAGCACCGAACAGCAGATCCAGCTGTTGGCGCTGCAGTTCCAGGCCACCCGGTGCAACGACGAGGATGTGCTGGCAGGCAACGACGATCCCAACCTGCCGCTCGTCACGTGCTCGGAGGACCACACCCAGGTCTATCTGCTGGACAAGTCGATCATCAGCGGTGAGGGCATCAAGAACGCGAGTTCCGGCCTGGACACGCAGCGCGGCGAGTACGTCGTCGACCTCGAGTTCAAGAGTGACGCCGCCAACGTGTGGGCCGACTTCACCGCAGCCAACGTCGGCACCCAGACGGCGTTCACGCTCGACTCGCAGGTGGTCAGTGCACCCGCGATCAACGAGCCCATCCCCGGTGGCAACACCCAGATCACCGGCCAGTTCACCCAGAGTTCGGCGAAAGAACTCGCCAACGTCCTCAAGTACGGCTCGCTGCCGCTGTCATTCGAGTCATCGGAGGCCGAAACCGTCTCCGCGACACTCGGTTTGACGTCGCTGCGTGCCGGTCTGCTCGCGGGTGCGATAGGCCTCGGTCTGGTGCTGTTGTACTCATTGCTCTATTACCGAGTGCTGGGCCTGCTCACAGCGTTGTCGCTCATCCTTGCGGGTGCGATGGTCTTCGCGATCCTGGTTCTGCTGGGGCGTTACATCAACTACACGCTGGACCTCGCGGGTATCGCGGGTCTGATCATCGGCATCGGCACCACCGCGGACTCGTTCGTGGTGTTCTTCGAGCGCATCAAGGACGAGATCCGAGAGGGCCGCTCCTACCGGTCGGCCGTGCCACGCGGTTGGGCACGCGCCCGCAAGACGATTCTGTCGGGCAACGCGGTCACGTTCATCGCCGCCGCGGTGCTCTACGTCCTGGCCGTCGGACAGGTGAAGGGCTTCGCGTTCACGCTCGGCCTGACCACCATCCTCGACGTCGTCGTGGTGTTCCTGGTGACCTGGCCGCTGGTGTACCTGTCGTCGAAGACGGCGCTGCTCGCCAAGCCGTCGATGAACGGCCTTGGCGCGGTTCAGCAGATCGCGCGCGAACGACGGGCCGCGGCGGCATCGACGGGAGAGCGGTAA
- the yajC gene encoding preprotein translocase subunit YajC — protein sequence MDLVVFLPLLIILGAFMFFASRRQKKAMQATIDLHESLTVGDRVHTTSGLQATITDVSDDTVDLEIAPGVVTTWMKLAVRDRIEADDEYDEDDTETDEYADDVADVTTGTEATADPNQIKKD from the coding sequence ATGGACCTCGTCGTCTTCCTTCCGCTGCTCATCATCCTTGGCGCATTCATGTTCTTCGCCTCGCGCCGCCAGAAGAAGGCGATGCAGGCGACGATCGACCTGCACGAGTCGCTGACCGTGGGCGACCGCGTCCACACCACGTCTGGCCTGCAGGCCACCATCACCGACGTCTCCGACGACACCGTCGATCTCGAGATCGCGCCGGGTGTTGTGACCACCTGGATGAAGCTCGCCGTGCGCGACCGTATCGAGGCCGATGATGAGTACGACGAGGACGACACCGAGACCGATGAGTACGCCGATGACGTCGCAGATGTGACCACCGGCACCGAGGCCACGGCCGATCCGAATCAGATCAAGAAAGACTGA
- a CDS encoding adenine phosphoribosyltransferase → MTDDGGTSEVARVISALTRNVADFPEPGIQFKDLTPVLADAVGLATVTKALAEIAVGSDLVAGIDARGFLLGGAVATLLGTGVLAVRKGGKLPPPVFGESYALEYGEAILEIPADGIDISGRRVFLIDDVLATGGTLAAAARLLERCGAIVPAAAVVLELSALGGRERVQPLPVTSLTVV, encoded by the coding sequence GTGACGGACGACGGCGGTACCTCCGAGGTGGCGCGGGTGATCTCGGCGTTGACGCGGAATGTCGCCGACTTCCCGGAACCGGGGATCCAGTTCAAGGACCTGACGCCGGTGCTGGCCGATGCCGTCGGGCTGGCCACCGTCACCAAGGCGTTGGCCGAGATTGCCGTGGGCTCCGACCTGGTCGCGGGTATCGACGCCCGCGGCTTCCTGCTGGGCGGGGCGGTCGCGACCCTGCTGGGCACCGGGGTTCTCGCAGTCCGCAAGGGAGGCAAGTTGCCGCCGCCGGTGTTTGGGGAGAGTTACGCCCTCGAGTACGGCGAGGCGATCCTCGAGATACCAGCCGACGGTATCGATATCTCAGGCCGTCGCGTCTTCCTCATCGACGATGTGCTGGCCACCGGAGGCACGCTGGCCGCGGCTGCGCGACTGCTGGAGCGTTGCGGTGCCATCGTCCCCGCAGCGGCCGTGGTTCTCGAATTGAGCGCCCTTGGCGGACGCGAACGGGTCCAACCGCTACCGGTCACGAGCCTCACTGTGGTGTGA